One Microlunatus soli genomic window carries:
- a CDS encoding helix-turn-helix domain-containing protein translates to MGGSDDEVPRNRRAQTEVYGEPLNDLLVRCAGALGLTQGRLANLLGVSAPMLSQLINGHRVKLGNPAAALRLQHMRDLLIDVETGRTAVPEALDQLERNRTADVFTMTTQQDVGGVVREIQEVFRATASAPEFLAAADRLALDHPQIAELLRAYGASRTADAVQHYRRSRSVGR, encoded by the coding sequence GTGGGCGGCAGCGATGACGAGGTTCCGCGCAACCGACGTGCCCAGACCGAGGTCTACGGCGAGCCGCTGAACGATCTGCTCGTGCGCTGCGCCGGCGCGCTCGGTCTGACCCAGGGGCGGTTGGCAAACCTGCTCGGTGTCTCCGCGCCGATGCTGTCCCAGTTGATCAACGGGCACCGGGTCAAGCTCGGCAATCCGGCTGCAGCGCTGCGACTGCAACACATGCGGGACCTGTTGATCGACGTCGAGACCGGCCGAACCGCCGTGCCGGAGGCGCTGGATCAGTTGGAGCGCAATCGGACCGCCGACGTCTTCACCATGACCACCCAGCAGGACGTCGGCGGGGTGGTACGAGAGATCCAGGAGGTGTTCCGGGCGACCGCGTCGGCGCCGGAGTTCCTTGCCGCGGCGGACCGGCTGGCCCTCGATCACCCGCAGATCGCGGAGCTGCTGCGTGCCTACGGCGCGTCCCGGACCGCCGATGCGGTCCAGCACTACCGGCGGAGCCGGTCGGTGGGCCGCTGA
- a CDS encoding VWA domain-containing protein encodes MRTGLIKPTVVALATALLGITAVVLPAAPAAHADPANKMMLVMDSSGSMKEKLSDGKTRISAAKSALNTVIGGLPGSQQVGLRVYGAKVFDRSDKGACTDSQRVVDLGTDNRDDLKAAVEKYKPYGETPTGYALQQAGKDLGNDGQRTIVLVSDGEPTCAPDPCEVAGDLAEQGIDLKVDVVGLDVSGKARSMLQCVAKAGHGHYYDADSADDIGKALDTVATRSLRPYKPTGKPITGSEQADGAPELTVGDWQDKIGGAKRARSDLFYTLRRTLPGSTFHVSASLTTLDESDGLDLKIIGDTSNCGFATEQHPVQYGQLISVAITAPGYRDWDEKCTENDEFTVEVTRKENDGASRTVPLELRVAEEPPVDNVDSLPKELPDSDYAPPETGPATKIVGGSSFAQATDIKPGSFSGTLVPGEVQIFQLPIEWGQHLTAETRIKPLNQQLDDAMGNGPNWLNVKLFSPSRAMAENVVKSKTQVIVAPDGAEAHAVSYPVAYRNRTSFVTSKSGANRAGVYYIAVGLSPAEGKSYQLPFTLNVGVDGDVVGKPTYLEKGRQPSASPSAGSTPSMSTPTPSASAPTTPDPSPTGNQSGTAVDDSDAKPNPLIRAVGIAAGSVGGLAVLGGIVALIVVLIRRRS; translated from the coding sequence ATGCGTACCGGACTGATCAAGCCGACGGTCGTGGCGCTGGCCACTGCCCTGCTGGGCATCACGGCGGTGGTCCTGCCGGCGGCACCCGCCGCCCATGCCGACCCGGCGAACAAGATGATGCTGGTGATGGATTCGTCCGGATCGATGAAGGAGAAACTGTCCGACGGCAAGACCAGGATCTCCGCCGCCAAGTCGGCGTTGAACACCGTCATCGGCGGGCTGCCCGGCAGCCAGCAGGTCGGCCTCCGGGTCTACGGGGCCAAGGTCTTCGATCGCAGCGACAAGGGTGCCTGCACCGACTCCCAGCGAGTCGTCGACCTCGGCACCGACAACCGTGACGATCTGAAGGCGGCGGTCGAGAAGTACAAGCCGTACGGCGAAACACCGACCGGTTATGCGCTGCAGCAGGCCGGCAAGGACCTCGGCAACGACGGCCAACGGACCATCGTCCTGGTCTCCGACGGGGAGCCGACCTGCGCGCCGGATCCCTGTGAGGTGGCCGGCGATCTCGCCGAACAGGGCATCGATCTGAAGGTCGACGTGGTCGGACTGGACGTGTCGGGCAAGGCCCGTTCGATGCTGCAGTGCGTGGCCAAGGCCGGTCACGGGCACTACTACGACGCCGACAGCGCCGACGACATCGGCAAGGCGTTGGATACCGTCGCGACGCGGTCGTTGCGACCGTACAAGCCGACCGGCAAGCCGATCACCGGCTCCGAGCAGGCCGATGGCGCCCCGGAACTGACCGTCGGCGACTGGCAGGACAAGATCGGCGGCGCGAAGCGAGCGCGAAGCGATCTGTTCTACACGCTGCGCCGGACGCTGCCGGGGTCGACCTTCCACGTCTCGGCGTCGCTGACCACGCTGGACGAATCCGACGGCCTGGACCTGAAGATCATCGGCGACACCTCGAACTGCGGGTTCGCCACCGAACAGCACCCCGTCCAGTACGGCCAGCTGATCAGCGTGGCCATCACCGCTCCGGGCTACCGCGACTGGGACGAGAAGTGCACCGAGAACGACGAGTTCACGGTGGAAGTGACCCGCAAGGAAAATGACGGAGCGTCCCGCACCGTGCCGTTGGAGCTCCGGGTCGCCGAGGAACCTCCGGTCGACAACGTCGACTCGCTGCCGAAGGAGCTGCCCGACTCCGATTACGCCCCACCGGAGACCGGACCGGCCACCAAGATCGTCGGCGGCAGCTCGTTCGCTCAAGCCACCGACATCAAGCCCGGCTCCTTCAGCGGCACCTTGGTGCCGGGCGAGGTGCAGATCTTCCAGCTGCCGATCGAGTGGGGACAGCACCTCACTGCCGAGACCCGGATCAAGCCACTCAACCAGCAACTGGACGACGCGATGGGCAACGGCCCCAACTGGCTCAACGTGAAGCTGTTCTCGCCGTCCCGGGCCATGGCCGAGAACGTCGTCAAGTCCAAGACCCAGGTCATCGTCGCACCGGACGGCGCCGAGGCACATGCGGTGAGCTATCCGGTCGCGTACCGGAATCGGACGTCCTTCGTGACCAGCAAGTCCGGAGCCAACCGCGCCGGCGTCTACTACATCGCGGTCGGGCTCAGCCCCGCGGAGGGTAAGTCCTACCAGCTGCCGTTCACGCTCAATGTCGGCGTCGACGGCGACGTGGTGGGCAAGCCGACATATCTGGAAAAGGGTCGACAGCCCAGCGCCAGCCCTTCGGCCGGCAGCACGCCGAGTATGTCGACGCCGACCCCATCGGCCAGTGCCCCGACGACGCCCGATCCGTCGCCGACCGGCAACCAGAGCGGTACGGCCGTCGACGACTCCGACGCCAAGCCGAACCCGTTGATCCGCGCGGTGGGGATCGCCGCCGGATCGGTCGGTGGACTCGCCGTCCTCGGCGGCATCGTCGCTTTGATCGTGGTGTTGATCCGGCGCCGCAGCTGA
- a CDS encoding serine/threonine-protein kinase, whose amino-acid sequence MAERFAGRYEFVDVLGDGGMGTVWRVWDHKEATFRAAKMLKQSDSASLLRFVRETSWRIDHEHVVTPVGWSAEDDRVLFTMPLVAGGTVATLARDFGALPGIWVGDLIGQLLSALVAVHAAGLVHRDIKPSNLLLDATGTGRPRLRLTDFGIAMAVDDPRMTRVGEVIGTPGYQSPEAFRGADPDPRQDLYSVGMVAVELLTGARPPSGSNADPVELAEIGQSSLAPVVGRLIEPDPERRFGSAQQALDALHGCTPTAWDRERSREIEVFDHLPPMPEGWTTHGPRETASPAPSQPEPLQFQRPPGQELPARELPIQHPRDPQPQKQQAWPPASDRPIAAGHGERYVARGDDGHGPANGTAAPPARRPAGIVFPLLAIGAGLILIAVAALLLS is encoded by the coding sequence ATGGCAGAACGGTTCGCCGGCCGCTACGAGTTCGTCGACGTTCTCGGCGACGGCGGGATGGGTACGGTCTGGCGGGTCTGGGACCACAAGGAAGCGACCTTCCGTGCGGCCAAGATGCTCAAGCAGTCCGACAGCGCCTCGTTGCTGCGGTTCGTCCGGGAGACGTCGTGGCGGATCGATCATGAACATGTCGTCACCCCGGTCGGCTGGTCGGCCGAGGACGATCGGGTGCTGTTCACGATGCCGCTGGTCGCCGGTGGCACGGTGGCCACGCTGGCCCGCGACTTCGGTGCCCTGCCGGGAATCTGGGTCGGTGACCTGATCGGTCAGCTGCTGTCCGCGCTGGTCGCGGTGCACGCTGCCGGGCTGGTGCACCGCGACATCAAACCGTCCAACCTGCTGCTGGACGCGACCGGCACCGGCCGCCCACGGCTCCGGTTGACCGACTTCGGCATCGCAATGGCGGTCGACGATCCGCGGATGACCAGGGTCGGTGAGGTGATCGGTACGCCGGGCTACCAGTCGCCCGAGGCGTTCCGCGGCGCCGACCCCGACCCCCGGCAGGACCTCTACTCGGTGGGGATGGTCGCCGTCGAGCTGCTCACCGGTGCCCGACCCCCGAGTGGGAGCAACGCCGATCCGGTCGAGCTGGCAGAGATCGGACAGAGTTCATTGGCGCCGGTGGTCGGCAGACTGATCGAGCCGGACCCCGAACGCCGATTCGGTTCGGCCCAACAGGCCCTTGATGCGCTGCACGGCTGCACGCCGACGGCCTGGGATCGCGAACGCAGCCGGGAGATCGAGGTCTTCGATCACCTGCCCCCGATGCCCGAAGGATGGACGACCCACGGGCCGCGCGAGACCGCGTCACCGGCCCCGTCCCAACCTGAGCCGTTGCAGTTCCAGCGACCCCCAGGCCAAGAACTCCCAGCCCGAGAACTCCCGATCCAGCACCCCCGGGACCCACAACCCCAGAAGCAGCAGGCCTGGCCACCGGCGTCGGACCGCCCGATCGCTGCCGGGCACGGCGAGCGATATGTGGCGCGCGGCGATGATGGACACGGACCGGCGAACGGCACCGCCGCGCCACCGGCTCGACGGCCCGCTGGGATCGTGTTTCCGCTGCTGGCGATCGGCGCCGGACTGATCCTGATAGCGGTCGCCGCCCTGCTGCTCAGCTGA
- the fabI gene encoding enoyl-ACP reductase FabI gives MGILEGKNILVAGVTLDTSIGFHVAKIAQQEGATVIVSNFGRAMSLTRRVIKKLDPEPVLLEVDVSNEDHLAALEGNLREHVDRIDGVAHCIAFANPETALGGGFLTTPWPDVATAMQVSAYSLSSLTMAVKPLFGETASVVGFDFDATVAWPVYDWMGVAKAALESTSRYLARYLGPEGVRVNLVSAGPLDTLAKKAIPGSEQFNDVWGERAPLGWDPKDINPAAKAAVALLSDWFPKTTGEMVHVDGGMQKMGA, from the coding sequence GTGGGAATCCTTGAAGGCAAGAACATCCTGGTCGCCGGCGTGACCCTGGACACCTCGATCGGTTTCCACGTCGCCAAGATCGCCCAACAGGAGGGCGCGACGGTGATCGTGTCCAACTTCGGTCGGGCGATGAGTCTGACCCGGCGGGTGATCAAGAAGCTCGATCCGGAGCCGGTGCTGCTCGAGGTCGACGTCAGCAACGAAGATCATCTGGCCGCCCTGGAAGGCAACCTGCGCGAGCATGTCGATCGGATCGACGGGGTCGCGCACTGCATCGCGTTCGCCAATCCGGAGACCGCGCTCGGTGGCGGTTTCCTCACCACGCCGTGGCCCGACGTCGCCACGGCGATGCAGGTGTCGGCGTACTCGTTGAGCAGCCTGACGATGGCGGTCAAGCCGCTGTTCGGTGAGACCGCCTCGGTGGTGGGCTTCGACTTCGACGCCACCGTCGCCTGGCCGGTCTATGACTGGATGGGCGTCGCCAAGGCCGCGTTGGAGTCCACCTCCCGCTACCTGGCCCGCTATCTCGGGCCCGAGGGCGTACGGGTCAATCTGGTCTCGGCCGGCCCACTGGACACGCTGGCCAAGAAGGCGATCCCGGGCTCCGAACAGTTCAACGACGTCTGGGGCGAGCGCGCCCCGCTCGGGTGGGACCCGAAGGACATCAACCCGGCAGCGAAGGCCGCCGTCGCGCTGCTCAGCGACTGGTTCCCCAAGACCACCGGCGAGATGGTGCACGTCGACGGCGGCATGCAGAAGATGGGCGCCTGA
- the fabG gene encoding 3-oxoacyl-[acyl-carrier-protein] reductase, translated as MLVTGGSRGIGRAIAERFAAAGHKVATTSRSGEAPTGVLGVECDVTDAGQVDAAFAQVEQANGPVEVLIANAGITKDTLVLRMSDEDWQSVIDTNLTGSFRVAKRAVRPMIRNRFGRIIFISSVVGMLGSAGQVNYAASKTGLVGLARSLAREVGSRGVTANVVAPGFIETDMTAVLSDELVAEYKKQIPLGRLGAVDDVTAAVEFLASDSAGYITGAQIPVDGGIGMGH; from the coding sequence GTGCTGGTGACCGGCGGCAGCCGGGGGATCGGCCGGGCGATCGCCGAGCGGTTCGCCGCCGCCGGCCACAAGGTCGCCACCACATCGCGCAGCGGGGAGGCTCCGACCGGGGTGCTCGGCGTCGAGTGCGACGTGACCGACGCCGGCCAGGTCGACGCCGCGTTCGCCCAGGTCGAGCAGGCGAACGGCCCGGTCGAGGTGCTGATCGCCAACGCCGGCATCACCAAGGACACGCTGGTGCTGCGGATGTCCGACGAGGACTGGCAGTCGGTGATCGACACCAACCTGACCGGATCGTTCCGGGTCGCCAAGCGCGCGGTCCGGCCGATGATCAGGAACCGGTTCGGTCGGATCATCTTCATCTCCTCGGTGGTCGGGATGCTCGGCTCGGCCGGGCAGGTCAACTACGCCGCGTCCAAGACCGGGCTGGTCGGACTGGCCCGTTCGTTGGCCCGCGAGGTCGGCTCCCGCGGCGTCACCGCGAACGTGGTCGCGCCCGGCTTCATCGAGACCGACATGACCGCCGTGCTGTCCGACGAGTTGGTCGCCGAATACAAGAAGCAGATCCCCTTGGGCCGGCTCGGCGCGGTCGACGATGTCACCGCCGCCGTCGAGTTCCTGGCGTCCGACAGCGCCGGCTACATCACCGGTGCACAGATCCCCGTCGACGGCGGGATCGGGATGGGCCACTGA
- a CDS encoding DUF3099 domain-containing protein has protein sequence MSAAHGSRTGRRGDNPSLITSAQPGASEDFRGRQIRYVVTMGFRVACFIAMIWVPNPWRWLLFAAAVVLPAIAVMFANQADQRSDRGTFETGSGPRFSITGSSLGELDPRNGSADSPDADASDPGSTDPNSTASGPGSPGPGESDTGPQQEGRRG, from the coding sequence GTGAGTGCGGCACATGGTTCGCGGACCGGACGGCGCGGGGACAACCCGAGCCTGATCACGTCCGCGCAGCCGGGCGCCAGCGAGGACTTCCGCGGTCGACAGATCCGCTACGTCGTGACGATGGGCTTCCGGGTCGCCTGCTTCATCGCGATGATCTGGGTGCCCAACCCGTGGCGGTGGCTGTTGTTCGCCGCCGCCGTCGTGCTGCCCGCGATCGCGGTGATGTTCGCCAATCAGGCCGACCAGCGTTCCGATCGCGGCACCTTCGAGACCGGATCCGGTCCCCGGTTCAGCATCACCGGAAGCTCCCTCGGTGAGCTGGATCCGCGCAACGGATCGGCCGACTCCCCCGACGCTGACGCTTCCGACCCCGGCTCCACCGACCCGAATTCGACCGCATCGGGTCCGGGCAGTCCGGGTCCGGGCGAGTCGGACACCGGACCCCAGCAGGAAGGACGTCGTGGCTGA
- the moaA gene encoding GTP 3',8-cyclase MoaA: protein MSGVLADRHGRVATDLRVSVTDRCNLRCTYCMPAEGLDWMGRDELLTEDELLRLIGIGTELLGIRTVRLTGGEPLLRKGLEELVAGIAALPTRPQIALTTNGIGLARRAERLVDAGLDRINISLDTLDADTFVRLTRRRRLDDVLAGVAAATEAGLQPVKINSVLMRGINDHEAGPLLRWAIEQGVQLRFIEQMPLDAQHGWDRDTMITAAEIRTTLAAEFDLVEDQVDVRSRGSAPAELYRIAGTAHRVGIIAAVSEPFCGACDRVRLTADGQLRNCLFARTEQDLRSRLRSGATDQQLADQWIAAVAIKRPGHGIDDPSFLQPDRPMSAIGG, encoded by the coding sequence ATGAGCGGAGTGCTGGCCGATCGCCACGGTCGGGTTGCGACCGACCTGCGGGTCTCGGTGACCGATCGCTGCAACCTGCGCTGCACCTACTGCATGCCGGCCGAGGGCCTGGACTGGATGGGCCGCGACGAGTTGCTCACCGAGGACGAGCTGCTCCGACTGATCGGGATCGGCACCGAGCTGCTCGGGATCCGTACGGTGCGGCTGACCGGTGGCGAACCGCTGCTGCGTAAGGGGCTGGAGGAGTTGGTCGCCGGCATCGCCGCGTTGCCCACCCGTCCGCAGATCGCCCTCACCACGAACGGGATCGGGCTGGCCCGGCGGGCAGAGCGCCTGGTCGACGCCGGCCTGGACCGGATCAACATCTCACTCGACACGCTGGACGCCGACACATTCGTCCGGCTGACCCGCCGTCGTCGACTCGACGATGTGCTGGCCGGCGTGGCCGCGGCCACCGAGGCCGGGCTGCAGCCGGTCAAGATCAACTCGGTGCTGATGCGCGGGATCAATGATCATGAAGCCGGGCCGCTGCTGCGGTGGGCGATCGAGCAGGGCGTGCAGCTGCGATTCATCGAGCAGATGCCGTTGGATGCCCAGCACGGTTGGGATCGGGACACGATGATCACTGCCGCGGAGATCCGGACCACTCTGGCGGCGGAGTTCGATCTGGTCGAAGACCAGGTCGACGTCCGCAGTCGGGGGAGCGCACCGGCAGAGCTGTATCGGATCGCCGGCACGGCCCACCGGGTGGGCATCATCGCCGCGGTGTCCGAGCCGTTCTGTGGCGCCTGTGATCGGGTCCGGCTGACCGCCGACGGCCAACTGCGCAACTGCCTGTTCGCCCGGACCGAGCAGGACCTCCGGTCCCGGTTGCGGTCCGGAGCCACCGACCAGCAACTCGCCGACCAATGGATTGCCGCCGTCGCGATCAAGCGTCCTGGCCACGGCATCGACGACCCGTCCTTCCTGCAGCCGGACCGTCCGATGTCCGCCATCGGCGGCTGA
- a CDS encoding DoxX family protein yields MSKLGNLALLAVRLGVGGTLISHGAQKLFGAFDGPGLDGVTKGFEQMGFPEPRRAAQLAGLGETLGGASLVLGLATGAGGAGAAGTMAVAASTHAPNGFFNTDGGFEFPAVLGLVSSALALGGPGALSLDAATRNVFNKPWMRVLALAGSFGFAAYTAMSRQPPAAAPVDEPA; encoded by the coding sequence ATGAGCAAGCTCGGCAATCTCGCTCTGCTGGCAGTCCGGCTCGGCGTCGGAGGCACCCTGATCTCGCACGGCGCACAGAAGCTCTTCGGGGCGTTCGACGGGCCTGGGTTGGACGGGGTGACCAAGGGCTTCGAGCAGATGGGCTTCCCCGAGCCGCGCCGGGCCGCACAGTTGGCCGGCCTCGGTGAGACCCTCGGCGGGGCGTCGCTGGTGCTCGGGTTGGCGACCGGCGCCGGTGGTGCGGGAGCGGCAGGCACGATGGCGGTGGCGGCCAGTACCCATGCCCCGAACGGGTTCTTCAACACCGACGGCGGGTTCGAGTTCCCGGCCGTCCTCGGGCTGGTCAGCAGCGCTCTGGCACTCGGCGGCCCGGGTGCGCTGTCGCTGGACGCGGCGACTCGGAACGTCTTCAACAAGCCGTGGATGCGGGTGCTGGCACTGGCCGGTTCGTTCGGTTTCGCCGCCTACACCGCGATGTCGCGGCAACCACCGGCAGCCGCGCCGGTCGACGAACCGGCCTGA
- a CDS encoding DUF6457 domain-containing protein, translated as MELDAWLGKLADELKIGDVELDTDMMHTLLDLARDAAHQIDRPAAPLTCYLVGVAVGRGAALGATAATATAAALAVDD; from the coding sequence ATGGAACTGGACGCATGGCTAGGCAAGCTTGCCGATGAGCTGAAGATCGGCGACGTCGAGCTCGACACCGACATGATGCACACGCTGCTCGATCTGGCCCGCGACGCGGCGCATCAGATCGACCGGCCGGCTGCCCCGTTGACCTGCTACCTGGTCGGGGTCGCCGTCGGCCGCGGAGCAGCGCTCGGCGCGACGGCCGCGACGGCGACCGCGGCGGCATTGGCCGTGGACGACTGA
- a CDS encoding SURF1 family cytochrome oxidase biogenesis protein gives MSQQATDPARPTQQHRRPQQRRPQRRSGPPPAPKYPLWVRWVALALFVAVLGVTFVKLGQWQLRRLDERRAGNVVVRANERAPVAEFSDIFSHPIGAADEWKRVRVTGTFDADRQFVIRYRDNSDDSGYEVVAPLRTSDGRTVLIDRGFIPVDGGQRIAQQAPPPPTGTVTVVGRVRADETGRDSATVPVNGHARLINSGKIGSALGRPVVNGYIDALTMDPADPTTFAPIDLPELNDGPHFWYAVQWFMFTGIGVLGVVVFIRGDLRDRRERRAAAAKVARES, from the coding sequence GTGTCCCAGCAGGCTACCGATCCGGCGCGGCCGACCCAGCAACACCGTCGGCCCCAGCAGCGCAGGCCGCAGCGCAGGTCCGGCCCGCCGCCGGCGCCGAAATACCCGCTGTGGGTCCGCTGGGTCGCGCTGGCGCTGTTCGTCGCCGTCCTCGGAGTGACGTTCGTCAAGCTCGGTCAGTGGCAGTTGCGGCGCCTCGATGAGCGGCGCGCCGGCAACGTCGTCGTCCGTGCCAACGAGCGTGCCCCGGTCGCGGAGTTCTCCGACATCTTCAGTCACCCGATCGGGGCCGCCGACGAATGGAAGCGGGTCCGGGTCACCGGCACCTTCGACGCCGATCGGCAGTTCGTGATCCGCTACCGGGACAACTCCGACGACTCCGGCTACGAGGTCGTCGCACCGCTGCGCACCTCGGACGGCCGGACCGTGCTGATCGACCGCGGCTTCATCCCCGTCGACGGCGGCCAGCGGATCGCTCAGCAGGCGCCACCACCGCCAACCGGGACGGTCACCGTTGTCGGCCGGGTTCGAGCCGACGAGACCGGCCGGGACAGTGCGACGGTTCCGGTCAACGGACATGCCCGCTTGATCAACTCAGGCAAGATCGGCTCGGCGCTGGGTCGGCCGGTGGTGAACGGCTACATCGACGCGCTCACGATGGATCCTGCCGATCCGACCACGTTCGCCCCGATCGATCTCCCGGAGCTCAACGACGGCCCGCATTTCTGGTACGCGGTGCAGTGGTTCATGTTCACCGGCATCGGCGTCCTCGGCGTCGTGGTCTTCATCCGCGGTGATCTGCGGGATCGTCGCGAACGTCGTGCGGCGGCGGCCAAGGTCGCCCGTGAGTCGTGA
- a CDS encoding SDR family oxidoreductase, which produces MDLQLTDRVFVVTAASSGLGRATATQLVAEGAKVVLVARRGDVLDEAVAELGSDSAVALTADLTAVETPAQAARLAVATYGRLDGALISVGGPPAGPALAMSDDQWRDGFESVFLAALRTIGAVVDHGTADDLAIACVLSTSALSPIGGLSISNGLRPGLAMLIKQVADEHGPDGTRINGLLPGRISTERVQYLDSLADDPEAARRGSAARIPLRRYGDPDEFGKVATFLLSPAASYVSGSLLAVDGGALRAL; this is translated from the coding sequence ATGGACCTTCAGCTCACCGATCGTGTATTCGTGGTCACTGCCGCCAGCAGCGGGCTCGGCCGCGCCACCGCGACCCAGTTGGTCGCCGAGGGCGCCAAGGTCGTCCTGGTCGCCCGCCGCGGCGACGTGTTGGATGAGGCGGTCGCCGAGCTCGGCTCGGACTCCGCGGTCGCACTGACCGCCGACCTCACCGCCGTCGAGACCCCGGCGCAGGCTGCCCGGTTGGCCGTGGCGACCTACGGCCGGCTGGACGGTGCCCTGATCAGTGTCGGCGGCCCACCGGCCGGCCCGGCGTTGGCGATGTCCGACGACCAATGGCGGGACGGTTTCGAGTCGGTGTTCCTGGCCGCGCTGCGGACGATCGGCGCCGTGGTCGACCATGGTACGGCCGACGACCTGGCGATCGCCTGTGTGCTGTCCACCTCCGCCCTGTCACCGATCGGCGGCCTCAGCATCTCCAACGGGCTGCGTCCCGGGCTGGCGATGTTGATCAAGCAGGTGGCCGACGAACACGGCCCGGACGGGACCCGGATCAACGGCCTGTTGCCCGGCCGGATCAGCACCGAACGCGTACAGTACCTGGACTCGTTGGCCGACGATCCCGAGGCCGCCCGCCGGGGCAGCGCGGCCCGGATCCCGCTGCGCAGGTACGGCGATCCCGACGAGTTCGGCAAGGTCGCCACCTTCCTGCTGTCGCCGGCGGCGTCGTACGTCAGCGGCAGCCTGCTGGCCGTCGACGGTGGCGCACTGCGAGCCCTATGA
- a CDS encoding putative RNA methyltransferase, which translates to MSLSAVADLLTCPNCHRPLSIMDRTVRCPTGHSFDLARQGYVNLLTGRQPANADSPEMITARDRFLGADHYRALADAIADRAAAAVDGLPAEQGRPRLAETGAGTGYYLATVLDRITDATGIATDISVPACRRAARAHARIGAVVADTWAGLPIADGHIDLLMVIFAPRNPPEFARLLAPGGRLIVVTPGPDHLRQLREPLGLLGIEADKQDRLQATMSAHLEPVQRDRLRYRLRLADDELIALVTMGPNAHHTDERIAERVRALQPPVEVDVDVWISEFAQR; encoded by the coding sequence ATGAGCCTGTCCGCGGTCGCCGATCTGCTGACCTGTCCGAACTGTCACCGGCCGTTGTCGATCATGGATCGTACGGTGCGGTGCCCGACCGGCCACAGCTTCGACCTGGCCCGGCAGGGGTATGTCAACCTCCTCACGGGCCGGCAGCCTGCCAACGCCGACAGCCCGGAGATGATCACCGCCCGGGACCGCTTCCTCGGTGCTGATCACTATCGTGCACTGGCCGACGCGATCGCGGACCGGGCAGCCGCCGCGGTCGACGGACTGCCCGCCGAGCAGGGGCGGCCGCGGTTGGCCGAGACCGGGGCCGGCACGGGCTACTATCTGGCGACCGTCCTGGACCGGATCACCGATGCGACCGGAATCGCTACCGACATCTCGGTGCCGGCCTGTCGGCGGGCCGCACGTGCCCATGCCCGGATCGGGGCGGTGGTCGCCGACACCTGGGCCGGACTGCCGATCGCCGACGGCCACATCGATCTGCTGATGGTGATCTTCGCACCCCGTAATCCGCCCGAATTCGCGCGCCTGCTGGCCCCGGGCGGCCGGCTGATCGTCGTCACCCCGGGGCCCGACCACCTCCGGCAGTTACGCGAACCGCTCGGCCTGTTGGGCATCGAAGCAGACAAGCAGGACCGGCTGCAGGCGACGATGAGTGCGCACCTGGAGCCAGTACAGCGAGATCGGCTGCGCTATCGGCTGCGGCTGGCCGACGACGAGCTGATCGCGTTGGTCACGATGGGGCCGAATGCGCACCACACCGACGAACGGATCGCCGAGCGGGTCCGCGCGCTGCAACCGCCGGTCGAGGTCGACGTGGACGTCTGGATCTCCGAGTTCGCCCAGCGCTGA